The genomic window CGTCGTCACCATTATCACCGTGCTCGTCCGCCGCATCACGTCCTCTCCGTCTCCCTCTGTGCCCTCGTCGTCTTCCTCCACGTCGACCGTCCCCGTCAGCCTCGTCCATAGCCTGGTCCAGCCACCTCCACTTATGCTGGCTCCGTCGTGTCCCCACACGGGCTCTCCTCTCGACCCGACGCCTATCCGGTACGTTGTCAACACGATCCATGTCAGGAACTCGCCCAGCACCCCTCTGTGATGCCTCCACAGGAATAGGAACGGCTCTCGGATCCCTCAAATACATCTCTGGTGACAAGAACCTCTTTCCATGCTGACTCCACCACTCCAGGAAGTCATGTGAGGGTCCAGGGTCTGCAACAACATCGAACCGGAGAACGTGGTCCGCACGACTCTCCCAATGAATATGCCAGAACTGCAAAGCGGACGGGAACCAACGATCACCGCCTCTCccgtccttcgacatcagaaagtcgatgttcagggcgggcTGCGGACGGGCCTGGACTCCGCCGAACTGCGGTAGAACCCTAtctatctgatgccactctatAACGGCAAAGTATATCAATGACGTCACAGACCGCCACATCGCCGTATGCCGAGGCTCCAACGCCTCCAGATGCACAACCTGTAGTACCTCGGGGGAGCTATACGGCATCCAGATAAACTGCACAAAAATTCCAACATTGTCAGGccaattcatgttccaaattcaTAAAGTTTAGTTAATTAAATAAACTTAGCCAGTAGTATACTCACATCCCTGGCCTGTAACATGTCTATCCTCAGTCTCCACGTCTGCACTCTAGGTCCCTTCTCGCTACCAGAAGAgttgtaacctgaccacctgcatcTCACATGGGTGTTATAGCTAATTAAAAGTGTGACAGATTTGTAATACATTACAAGCGTACATGAACATTAACTATTttaaattgaaatagaaaagtCTGAGTAGGGTACCTCGAGGCCAACGGCCAGCTGCAGGTATCATACCCAGCAGGCCTAAACCTAGGAAAGCGCCAAAAGATCCAGGACTGAAGTAGCTGAAGTGGGCCCGCTAATTTCACCACATGTCTGttcgccactcggcacatgcaccggtacaaccatgccagTGCTGCAGACCCCCAGCTGTAGGtacccatctcctcaagcctagctacgtagggaagccatctgatgtgaatgcAGTTGTTggacttgtcggcaaacagctgagtgcccaacaacatcatgatataggcaTGAGCAAAGCGTCGCACAGTCTCCTCATCGGCTCCCTCGGGGCACTCTCCAAAAGTCTCCTCGAACCAGGTGCAGTTTACTGCGAACTTCTGAACCTGGCTCGGAGGAGGAatcactccaagcaactcctggaaccacacCCAAGCTAGATGGCCACCCTGTATGTATATCTGGAAATCTGTAAGGCAACCGCTGACATAACGCCTGTCCACTGGCAACCCCAactggtacgccacgtcctgaagtgtgatcgtgcactctccgaacggcatatggaaggtgtgcgtctccggacgccaccGCTCGACGAAGGCACTGACAAGGGGCTCATTTaaccggaaccatctatcgttcagcctCGCAATATGGTATAATctggccatctgcaagtacgaaACATACCGCTCATCAagtcgcatgccctgctgccgccgcatgctcctgatgcatcgtTGTGGCTGCGCATTACATGGACAGCATTATTAGAACCACTTAGAAAATCAGTGACAAAAATAATTAACACCAAAAACCACTTATGGAAACCGCTAACAGAATCTACATGCAAAACCAATATAACAAACCAGTAGCAAAACCACATGcttaaaccgctaacataaaccgcaTACAAATCAACTTACgaaaaccacatgcaaaaccactatcataaaccGCACACAAAATCACATAATAAACCACTTCCAATACCACAAAAAAAAACCGTCAacataaaccatcaacaaaaCCGCATACAAAACTACTAACAAAAATCACTAataaaaaccactaacataaaccaccaactaaaccgcatgcaaaaccTCTAAAATAAACCACTTGTAATACCACTAGGATAAATTGCCACTAaaaccgcatgcaaaaccactaagtcAGATAAACCGCTAGCACAAAGTTTTCTATCTACTAACCTCGTTGTTGATGACCTCGGCTATATGAGCAACTCCGTCCAACCGATATAGCCTTTCCGGATCGTCTCCCATCGCCTGAGTATTTTGTTCGAGTCTTTGTTGGATCGAATCTGtgtcgttttctctgggatttggtggggtatgagaatggaaaagtgattcgaatgaggctgattcgaactccttatatagccgaaacctatgtaattcgaaccagccccGTTCGAATTACTTGGGGAAGCGTTAAAGTGTGTAATTCGAACAAACCTAGTTCGAATTATGCATTGGTAGTTCGAACCATGTAGATTCGAATTAGGTTAATCACATGTTCCTTCATAATTCGAGTtaggttggttcgaattatatgttAATGTAGTTCGAATTACATAGTAATGTGCTTTGACTGATTCGTAAAGCTATTTTCAGTTTGGCTGATTCATGTAATTTGTTTCCTCCCTTGGCTTAATTGTGTTTTTTGCCCTATATAATatcacattaataaaaataattatcttttatatTAAATATGTGAATGATTATCTAAAAAACAATTATAATTATACGATTATATAAAATATGTTATATTATTTATCATCTTCAATTTattcttaactttttttttaataacattaacaaaaacacaaaatttatCTCTAACCTCACACAGTCACACTCATCGATAGAAAACTAttcttattctcttctttttcacttCATCACTACTCACAGTTACAAATAATACCACAAATCTAAAAATCAATCAATATGGTCAAATTTAacgatttaaattaatttaaaaaacaaaaaataccaAAATTACATATAcatatttaacattttaaaacacaaaataaatcCTAGCACATCAATACATAATCCAATAATTGAATTactaatgagaaaaataaaaactctAAATCTTGATACTTAAATTTTGTTGGCGAGTTGAACGACCAGTCGTCCAACGGAAAGAGAAGACTCGTAGATATATGAATAGTTAATGCACTCGTTGCGCATGTACCAAGACAGAACGCAGTCGTTGACGGAGAATTCTGCAATGGCGGCGCCGATGTAGTAATCGACTTTGAAGATCTTCTTCTTGTGAGAAGAGAGCTTGGGGTTGGCCTTGTTGACGCATGTCAAAATGACGTGCATTTTGGATCGGAAGCCAATTGCAGTAGAATCCTGCTTTACTATCTTCATGGCGTATTCAACCTGAAAGAGCCTCTTAACGCGCGAGCCCCATGTTGTAATGTTGGTGTCGTATTGGTTACTGAACATTGTCGTTTAAAGGTTTGGGCATTAGTTAGGTTTCAATAGATTGAAGATGGTGATAGAaggataattttataatttaatatgtttttttttatagagtcaacaaaaatttaataattaagtaTTTTTGTCTAAGGAACTCATCATTTATAGGTATAAGATTGGCTTAAATTTTGAGTAAACTAACATTTTTATCCataaagttgaaaacgctgacacatcttcccataaaaaaaaaaagaaaattatcatttgtatccataaaacATGAGTTTCATATAACAAAATTATCTAAACACTAAAAAATTACATAACTCCAAATTACCCTTATCATCATCTGCATTATCTTTCTCCTCTCCACTAGTCACTCCATCATCCTCATCTGCTCGTcaccttaccaccaccaccaccactaatcccatcctctctctctcaccaataattaattgatttttaaacAATCCTAGCAGCAATTTTTTTAGCCACGAGCCACCTCTCCTCTTCTGTGACAAATGTCGCGGCCTTTTTTCAGCCACAAGCCACCTCTCCTCCTCCGTGACAAATGTCGCGGCCTCTGTTTTCGTTCTTGCAGCCTCCAGCGTCAGCGTCAATGACTACCCCTCCTTCTCTCCTTTCCTGTCTCGCCCTTGCCGACCAAAGGACTTTTGCACCAGCCCCTGCAT from Arachis ipaensis cultivar K30076 chromosome B09, Araip1.1, whole genome shotgun sequence includes these protein-coding regions:
- the LOC107616225 gene encoding proteasome subunit alpha type-1-B-like, which codes for MFSNQYDTNITTWGSRVKRLFQVEYAMKIVKQDSTAIGFRSKMHVILTCVNKANPKLSSHKKKIFKVDYYIGAAIAEFSVNDCVLSWYMRNECINYSYIYESSLSVGRLVVQLANKI